The sequence below is a genomic window from Blastococcus sp. Marseille-P5729.
GGTCGCCGGCGGGGCCGCCACCGGGACCGACCTCGCCCTGGCTCGCCAGCCGGATCCGCATGCCGTTCTCGACACCGGCGGGAATCTTCGCGGCGACGCTGCGCCGGGCGCGAACCCGGCCGTCACCGCCGCACTTCGGGCACGGCGACGGGATGATCGTGCCCGTTCCTCGGCACGCGTGGCACTCACGCGAGACCATCATCTGGCCCAGAAGGGTGCGCTGGACGGCCTGGATCTCGCCGCGTCCGCCGCAGGTGCCGCATTCGGCGAGCGACGTCCCTGGGCTGGTGCCCTGGCCGGTGCAGCCGTCACAGACGATCGCCGTCTCGACAGCGAACTCCTTCTGGATGCCGAACGCCGTCTCCTCGAGCGTGAGCTCGACCGGGAGCAGCGCGTCGGCCCCGGGCCGCACCCGGCTCTTGCGCTGTCGCGCTGCCCCGCCGCCACCGAAGAAGGCATCCATGATGTCGCTGAACCCGCCGAAGCCCGCGCCCGGGAACCCGCCGCCCATGCCACCGGAACCCTGGTCGTAGGGATCACCCCCGAGATCGACGATGCGCCGCTTCTCCGGGTCGGTCAGCACCTCGTAGGCACGCGAAACTTCCCGAAAGCGCTCCTGCGCCTCCGGCGAGGGGTTGACGTCGGGGTGGTAGTCGCGGGCCAGCTTGCGGTAGGCACGCTTGATGTCCGCGGCCGAGGCGTTCTTGTCGACGCCCAGCAAGGCGAAGTAGTCCGTTGC
It includes:
- the dnaJ gene encoding molecular chaperone DnaJ; protein product: MATDYFALLGVDKNASAADIKRAYRKLARDYHPDVNPSPEAQERFREVSRAYEVLTDPEKRRIVDLGGDPYDQGSGGMGGGFPGAGFGGFSDIMDAFFGGGGAARQRKSRVRPGADALLPVELTLEETAFGIQKEFAVETAIVCDGCTGQGTSPGTSLAECGTCGGRGEIQAVQRTLLGQMMVSRECHACRGTGTIIPSPCPKCGGDGRVRARRSVAAKIPAGVENGMRIRLASQGEVGPGGGPAGDLYIEVREAPHDIFTRDGDDLHCRVSLPMTSAALGTSLELTNLDGSVEDLEIKAGTQPGERITVREKGVPRLRSSARGDLIVHLEVRTPTKLDAEQTRLLTELAKVRGEEGEASTKANPAGGLFSRMRDAFHGR